Proteins encoded within one genomic window of Actinoplanes octamycinicus:
- a CDS encoding AfsR/SARP family transcriptional regulator — translation MSEIRFGVLGPLIAVDAAGRRVGLKGPMHRAVLGRLLVARRRVVPVGDLVADLWVAPPDGAVAAVRTFVAALRRALEPDRPPRAPASLLVTEGLGYALRPTGQAVDAWRFEAAARSTDPAVLDEALGWWRGPAYADFPEAPWAAADRARLTELRLQAVESRAAARLDAAAIADLDAHVTAHPWREEGWRLLALALYRTGRQGDALAVLRRARTLLVEQLGVDPGPALRRLEEDVLRQAPGLDPGAADPLARAAEAYDRVAGGARARLEPAVGLLRALAVTGAGGLRTAREQRAAAVVAAEQLGDPELTARVIGAYDVPAVWPRADDPDRAAGIVAAAARTLAALPAGHPAARARLLATIGLEARGTTDPWPGECARQAEAIARELDDPALLAFALNASWMQRCHRTGLAAERDAIGAELIALAGRHGLVTAEVLGHLVRVQARAALGDLAGADRHAAAAGGLGVRHELPLVEVFTAGYAALREDLDGAGYPAVERAYRALGERLDAAGMPGVGDGLVALALLGARLRRGRELGAFEGFGSYATWVLPLWDHRALRDLPDPPPGLLAEALWWLLGKAAVTSGDRPMMRRARTALGPAAGEVAGAGTGMIAIGTVGEQLANLDQALDAES, via the coding sequence ATGAGCGAGATCCGCTTCGGCGTGCTGGGCCCGCTGATCGCCGTCGACGCGGCCGGGCGGCGGGTCGGGCTGAAGGGGCCGATGCACCGGGCGGTGCTGGGCCGGTTGCTGGTGGCCAGACGGCGGGTGGTGCCGGTCGGCGATCTGGTCGCGGACCTCTGGGTCGCGCCGCCGGACGGCGCGGTCGCCGCGGTGCGGACGTTCGTCGCCGCGCTGCGGCGCGCCCTGGAACCGGACCGGCCGCCGAGGGCGCCGGCATCGCTGCTGGTCACTGAGGGTTTGGGGTACGCCCTCCGCCCCACCGGGCAGGCCGTCGACGCCTGGCGCTTCGAAGCCGCCGCCCGGTCCACCGACCCGGCCGTCCTGGACGAGGCGCTGGGGTGGTGGCGCGGTCCCGCCTACGCCGATTTCCCGGAAGCGCCGTGGGCCGCCGCTGACCGGGCCCGCCTCACCGAGCTGCGCCTGCAAGCCGTCGAGAGCCGGGCCGCAGCCAGGCTGGACGCCGCCGCGATCGCCGACCTGGACGCGCACGTGACCGCGCACCCCTGGCGGGAGGAGGGCTGGCGCCTGCTCGCCCTGGCACTCTATCGGACCGGCCGTCAGGGCGATGCCCTCGCCGTGCTGCGCCGGGCCCGGACCCTGCTGGTCGAGCAGCTCGGCGTGGACCCGGGGCCGGCGCTGCGCCGGCTCGAGGAGGACGTGCTCCGGCAGGCGCCGGGCCTGGACCCCGGCGCGGCGGATCCGCTGGCCCGGGCGGCCGAGGCGTACGACCGGGTGGCCGGCGGCGCGCGGGCCCGGCTGGAACCGGCCGTCGGGCTGCTCCGCGCGCTCGCCGTGACCGGGGCCGGTGGCCTGCGGACCGCCCGGGAGCAGCGGGCCGCCGCGGTGGTGGCGGCCGAGCAGCTCGGCGACCCGGAGCTGACCGCCCGGGTGATCGGGGCGTACGACGTGCCGGCCGTCTGGCCCCGCGCGGACGACCCGGACCGGGCGGCCGGCATCGTGGCGGCCGCCGCCCGCACCCTCGCCGCGCTGCCGGCCGGGCACCCGGCGGCCCGCGCCCGGCTGCTCGCCACGATCGGGCTGGAGGCGCGGGGCACCACCGATCCGTGGCCGGGCGAGTGTGCCCGGCAGGCCGAGGCGATCGCCCGGGAGCTGGACGACCCGGCGCTGCTGGCGTTCGCGCTCAACGCGAGCTGGATGCAGCGGTGCCACCGGACCGGGCTGGCCGCCGAGCGGGACGCAATCGGCGCCGAGCTGATCGCGCTGGCCGGCCGGCACGGGCTGGTCACCGCCGAGGTGCTCGGGCACCTGGTCCGGGTGCAGGCGCGGGCCGCGCTCGGCGACCTGGCCGGCGCGGACCGGCACGCGGCGGCGGCCGGGGGGCTGGGCGTGCGGCACGAGCTGCCGCTGGTCGAGGTCTTCACCGCGGGCTACGCGGCGCTGCGGGAGGACCTGGACGGTGCGGGGTACCCGGCGGTCGAGCGGGCCTACCGGGCTCTCGGCGAGCGGCTGGACGCGGCCGGGATGCCCGGGGTCGGGGACGGTCTGGTGGCGCTCGCGCTGCTCGGGGCGCGGCTGCGGCGGGGACGCGAGCTCGGCGCGTTCGAGGGCTTCGGGTCGTACGCGACATGGGTCCTGCCCCTGTGGGACCACCGCGCGCTGCGGGATCTCCCGGACCCGCCGCCCGGCCTGCTCGCCGAGGCACTCTGGTGGCTGCTCGGGAAAGCGGCCGTGACCAGCGGCGATCGCCCGATGATGCGGCGCGCCCGGACCGCTCTGGGACCGGCCGCGGGGGAGGTGGCGGGCGCCGGGACCGGCATGATCGCCATCGGAACGGTGGGTGAACAGCTCGCAAACCTGGATCAAGCGCTCGACGCGGAGAGTTGA
- a CDS encoding alpha/beta fold hydrolase, translating into MVEYHQIPVADGVALHTAVAGSGSPVVLLHGFPQTHLMWRHVAARLAADHTVIYPDLRGYGASDKPAETGPDVYSKRTMAADIVALARELGHDRFALAGHDRGALVAFRAALDHPGTVTHLASLDVLPTLDMWDVMRGASAAVGWHLYLMAQPPGLPERMIAATADEFFGHFLDVWTRDPAAIPADVRRAYLDAARGAVPSIVADYRATAGIDLAHDRADRAAGTTLAMPVTVLQQDWGSLLGFDAAALWGAWAPDLRHVPVRAGHFMAEEVPDLVADEIRELLTRA; encoded by the coding sequence ATGGTCGAGTACCACCAGATTCCGGTCGCCGACGGTGTCGCGCTGCACACCGCGGTCGCCGGCTCCGGCAGCCCGGTCGTGCTGCTGCACGGCTTCCCGCAGACCCACCTGATGTGGCGGCACGTCGCCGCCCGGCTCGCCGCCGACCACACGGTCATCTACCCGGACCTGCGCGGTTACGGCGCCAGCGACAAGCCGGCCGAGACCGGCCCGGACGTCTACAGCAAGCGGACCATGGCCGCCGACATCGTGGCGCTGGCCCGCGAACTGGGCCACGACCGGTTCGCGCTGGCCGGGCACGACCGCGGCGCGCTGGTCGCCTTCCGCGCGGCGCTGGACCACCCCGGCACGGTCACCCACCTGGCCAGCCTGGACGTGCTGCCGACGCTGGACATGTGGGACGTGATGCGCGGGGCGAGCGCCGCGGTCGGCTGGCACCTGTACCTGATGGCCCAGCCGCCGGGCCTGCCGGAGCGGATGATCGCGGCCACCGCCGACGAGTTCTTCGGCCACTTCCTGGACGTCTGGACCAGGGACCCGGCGGCGATCCCGGCCGACGTGCGGCGGGCCTACCTGGACGCCGCCCGGGGCGCGGTGCCGTCGATCGTCGCCGACTACCGCGCCACGGCCGGCATCGACCTGGCCCACGACCGGGCCGACCGGGCCGCCGGGACGACGCTGGCCATGCCGGTCACCGTGCTGCAGCAGGACTGGGGCTCGCTGCTCGGCTTCGACGCAGCGGCGCTGTGGGGCGCGTGGGCGCCGGATCTGCGGCACGTGCCGGTGCGGGCCGGGCACTTCATGGCCGAGGAGGTCCCGGATCTCGTCGCGGACGAGATCCGGGAGCTGCTGACTAGAGCTTGA
- a CDS encoding NADP-dependent oxidoreductase yields the protein MREIRLASRPSGWPTADNFDLVELPTPEPGPGQVLVRNRFMSVDPYMRGRMNDVESYVAPFQVGKPLDGAAIGEVIASDVAEVPVGATVLHGLGWRDHAVVDAGHVRVVDPAAAPTPSAYLGLLGMTGLTAYVGLLDIAQFREGDTVFVSGAAGAVGSVVGQIAKLRGAKRVIGSAGSAEKVRYLVDELGFDAAFNYKDAPVREQLRAAAPDGIDVYFDNVGGDHLEAAITSLNKFGRVALCGAIAQYNDTAPPAAPRNLALAIGKELTLRGFIVGNHSKRMPDFVAEVGGWLRAGQISAQETVVEGLENAPEAFLGLMRGENTGKMVIKL from the coding sequence ATGCGGGAGATCCGTCTTGCCAGCCGGCCCAGTGGCTGGCCGACCGCCGACAACTTCGACCTGGTGGAGCTGCCCACCCCGGAGCCGGGCCCGGGGCAGGTGCTGGTGCGCAACCGGTTCATGTCGGTGGACCCGTACATGCGGGGCCGGATGAACGACGTCGAGTCGTACGTCGCCCCGTTCCAGGTCGGCAAGCCGCTGGACGGCGCCGCGATCGGTGAGGTGATCGCCTCGGACGTGGCCGAGGTGCCGGTCGGCGCCACCGTGCTGCACGGCCTGGGCTGGCGCGACCACGCCGTGGTGGACGCCGGGCACGTGCGGGTCGTCGACCCGGCCGCCGCGCCGACCCCGTCGGCCTACCTCGGGCTGCTCGGCATGACCGGCCTGACGGCGTATGTCGGCCTGCTCGACATCGCCCAGTTCCGCGAGGGCGACACGGTCTTCGTCTCCGGCGCGGCCGGCGCGGTCGGCAGCGTGGTCGGCCAGATCGCCAAGCTGCGCGGCGCCAAGCGGGTGATCGGCAGCGCCGGTTCCGCGGAGAAGGTCCGCTACCTGGTCGACGAGCTGGGCTTCGACGCGGCGTTCAACTACAAGGACGCCCCGGTCCGGGAGCAGCTGCGCGCGGCCGCCCCGGACGGGATCGACGTCTACTTCGACAACGTCGGCGGCGACCACCTGGAAGCCGCGATCACGTCGCTGAACAAGTTCGGCCGGGTGGCGCTCTGCGGGGCGATCGCCCAGTACAACGACACCGCTCCGCCGGCCGCGCCGCGCAACCTGGCGCTGGCCATCGGCAAGGAGCTGACCCTGCGCGGCTTCATCGTCGGCAACCACAGCAAGCGGATGCCGGACTTCGTGGCCGAGGTCGGCGGCTGGCTGCGGGCCGGGCAGATCTCCGCGCAGGAGACCGTGGTCGAGGGCCTGGAGAACGCGCCCGAGGCGTTCCTCGGCCTGATGCGCGGCGAGAACACCGGCAAGATGGTGATCAAGCTCTAG